A window of Armatimonadota bacterium contains these coding sequences:
- a CDS encoding ABC transporter substrate-binding protein yields the protein MSTWRWKTWAVLSVLILLAGSVPAQAQRPTIRVGAIVPLTGAAGVSGQFMQRGYQLALDDVNRTGVLGRQVELIIENDRGDPPTGAAAYVKLVTRDEVIAVLGGLQSSVSIAVAAQARQRPVLMAWTGAAAVIVEQALADAEWFFHYHPWQYHNADSTYRFIRSAGARTIFLAYEDGPFGASAVDEARAFARQYGLTIVAAEPFRTGSPDLTPLLTKARGSDADVFLFVGFDQDVVPMATQARQVGYSPKMILGSPPSWPVGFERLPAGNYISGVALWTPENPARASRDFVRRYRERFREEPTSYWAPLAYTNLVTVADAIRRAGSTELGALIRAMRATDYDGPIGMKLTFKRSIYGRNQGFTRLIGFQWQNGKQVVVWPEEIAGGRLLYPAPFGR from the coding sequence ATGAGCACGTGGCGATGGAAGACGTGGGCGGTTCTGTCGGTGCTGATCCTGCTGGCCGGGTCGGTGCCGGCGCAGGCGCAGCGGCCGACGATCAGGGTCGGCGCGATCGTGCCGCTCACCGGAGCCGCCGGGGTGAGCGGTCAGTTCATGCAGAGGGGCTACCAGCTCGCTTTGGACGACGTCAACCGCACCGGCGTGCTCGGCCGGCAGGTCGAGCTGATCATCGAGAACGACCGCGGCGACCCGCCGACGGGGGCTGCCGCGTACGTGAAGTTGGTCACCCGCGACGAGGTGATCGCGGTCCTGGGCGGGCTGCAGTCCTCGGTCTCGATCGCCGTCGCCGCGCAGGCACGGCAGCGTCCGGTGCTGATGGCCTGGACGGGCGCGGCGGCCGTCATCGTCGAACAGGCGCTGGCCGACGCGGAGTGGTTCTTCCACTACCATCCCTGGCAGTACCACAACGCCGACTCCACCTACCGGTTCATCCGCAGCGCCGGCGCCCGCACGATCTTCCTCGCCTACGAGGACGGTCCGTTCGGCGCCAGCGCCGTCGACGAGGCACGGGCGTTCGCGCGGCAGTACGGGCTGACGATCGTCGCGGCCGAACCGTTCCGCACCGGCTCGCCCGACCTCACTCCTCTGCTGACGAAGGCGAGGGGGTCCGACGCTGACGTGTTCCTGTTCGTCGGCTTCGACCAGGACGTGGTGCCGATGGCTACGCAGGCGCGGCAAGTCGGCTACTCCCCGAAGATGATCCTGGGGTCGCCGCCTTCCTGGCCGGTCGGGTTCGAGCGGTTGCCGGCCGGCAACTACATCTCGGGCGTCGCGCTGTGGACACCGGAGAACCCGGCGCGGGCCTCGCGCGACTTTGTGCGCCGCTACCGCGAGCGGTTCCGCGAGGAACCGACCTCGTACTGGGCGCCGCTCGCGTACACGAACCTGGTCACTGTGGCCGACGCAATCCGCCGTGCCGGGTCCACGGAACTGGGAGCTCTGATCCGGGCGATGAGGGCGACGGACTACGACGGGCCGATCGGGATGAAGCTCACGTTCAAGCGCAGCATCTACGGGCGCAATCAGGGCTTCACGCGTCTGATCGGCTTCCAGTGGCAGAACGGCAAGCAGGTCGTGGTCTGGCCGGAGGAGATCGCCGGCGGCCGCCTGCTCTACCCGGCACCTTTTGGGAGGTAG
- the aceA gene encoding isocitrate lyase translates to MGGSRVATQARIEQEAAQLSCEWQTEPRWYGIRRDYTADDVVRLRGSVRVEYTLARRGAERLWDRLHAEPYVAALGALTGAQAVQMVRAGLRAIYVSGWQVAADGNLAEQTYPDLSLYPANSVPALVRRINNALRRADQIEWSESKGERDWLVPVVADAEAGFGGPLNAYELMRAMIEAGAAGVHFEDQLASEKKCGHLGGKVLVPTSHFIRTLNAARLAADVCGTPTVLVARTDALNAQLITSDVDPADRAFLTGERTAEGYFVTRDGLEAAIARSLSYGPYADVLWFETSRPDLGEARRFAEAIHARLPGKLLAYNCSPSFNWRRHLEDRTIASFQRELGAMGYRFQFVTLAGFHALCASTFSLARGYADRGMAAYVELQEHEFDLERLGYTATRHQREVGTGYFDLVAQVLGGSATLALEGSTEAEQFADPIRSLPSRAPRVSVRRGDGRSGQGCGR, encoded by the coding sequence ATGGGAGGCAGTCGGGTGGCGACGCAGGCGCGGATCGAGCAGGAGGCCGCGCAGCTGTCTTGCGAGTGGCAGACCGAGCCGAGATGGTACGGCATCCGGCGCGACTACACGGCCGACGACGTCGTCCGGCTGCGCGGCTCGGTGCGCGTGGAGTATACTCTGGCGCGCCGCGGTGCCGAACGTCTGTGGGATCGGCTGCACGCCGAACCGTACGTCGCCGCGTTGGGGGCCCTGACGGGGGCACAGGCTGTGCAGATGGTCCGCGCCGGCCTGCGGGCCATCTACGTCAGCGGCTGGCAGGTGGCCGCCGACGGCAACCTGGCAGAGCAGACGTATCCCGACCTCAGCCTCTATCCCGCCAACAGTGTTCCTGCGCTCGTGCGGCGGATCAACAACGCGCTGCGCCGTGCCGATCAGATCGAGTGGTCGGAGAGCAAGGGGGAGCGCGACTGGCTGGTGCCTGTCGTCGCCGACGCCGAGGCGGGGTTCGGTGGGCCACTGAACGCCTACGAGCTGATGCGCGCGATGATCGAAGCCGGCGCCGCCGGGGTGCACTTCGAGGACCAGCTCGCCTCCGAGAAGAAGTGCGGGCATCTGGGCGGGAAGGTCCTCGTCCCCACCTCTCACTTCATCCGTACGCTGAACGCGGCGCGGCTGGCCGCCGACGTCTGCGGCACCCCCACGGTCCTGGTGGCCCGCACCGACGCGTTGAACGCGCAGCTGATCACAAGCGACGTCGATCCCGCCGATCGGGCGTTTCTGACCGGCGAGCGCACGGCAGAAGGCTACTTCGTGACCCGCGACGGCCTGGAGGCCGCGATCGCCCGATCCCTCAGCTACGGGCCGTACGCGGACGTGCTCTGGTTCGAGACCTCCCGTCCGGATCTCGGCGAGGCACGGCGCTTCGCCGAGGCCATCCACGCGCGCTTGCCCGGCAAGCTGCTTGCCTACAACTGCTCGCCCAGCTTCAACTGGCGGCGCCACCTGGAGGATCGGACGATCGCCTCATTCCAGCGGGAACTGGGCGCCATGGGGTACCGCTTCCAGTTCGTGACGCTGGCGGGTTTCCACGCACTGTGCGCTTCGACGTTCTCGCTGGCGCGCGGGTACGCCGATCGGGGGATGGCCGCGTACGTGGAGCTGCAGGAGCATGAGTTCGACCTGGAGCGGCTCGGCTACACCGCCACCCGCCACCAGCGCGAGGTCGGCACGGGCTACTTCGACCTCGTGGCACAGGTCTTGGGGGGATCTGCCACCCTGGCCCTGGAGGGGTCGACCGAGGCCGAGCAGTTCGCCGACCCCATACGCAGCCTGCCGTCGCGCGCACCGCGCGTGTCGGTGCGTCGGGGCGATGGACGGTCGGGTCAGGGCTGCGGGCGATAG
- a CDS encoding long-chain fatty acid--CoA ligase: MTDIPTFAQRPTTNWGIWHWLERRADIAPGRTALIDGPRRFTYRALHDRVASLAGALGQMGVRRGDRVAILSVNRAEYVEVLFAAAWLGAILVPLNWRLTASELAFQVSDSEPVVLFVDPELGDLAQALRARPEAGSIRAAVAFDTDLPVPPWAAAYGELSADPPAPAGGFDDPLLIMYTSGTTGRPKGAVLTQRTQLWNSINIGTAVRLTSDDVTLNVLPMFHIGGIGLFALPTLHVGGTAVLQRRFDPEEAVRLLEEHRVSAMFGVPSIYLMLLESEAFRRADVSGVRFSCGGAPCPLRIIEAFQERGLLFQQGYGLTETAPTCLILPAEDAFRKAGSAGKPAVHVQARVVDDDGREVPPDAVGEVWTRGPNLFSGYWRRPRETEEAFEGDWFKTGDLARRDAEGFFYIVDRKKDMIISGGENIYPAEVEDVLYRHPAVAEAAVIGVPHERWGEVPKAIVVLRPGHALTADELFRFCEPHLARYKIPRLLEVVPALPRNAAGKVLKRVLREHLAQTGGG; the protein is encoded by the coding sequence ATGACCGACATCCCGACGTTTGCGCAGCGTCCCACCACGAACTGGGGCATCTGGCACTGGCTGGAGCGCCGCGCCGACATCGCGCCCGGTCGGACCGCGTTGATCGACGGCCCCCGCCGCTTCACCTACAGAGCCCTGCACGACCGCGTCGCCTCGCTGGCGGGCGCCCTGGGGCAGATGGGTGTGCGGCGGGGGGATCGGGTGGCGATCCTGTCGGTCAACCGCGCCGAGTACGTCGAGGTCCTGTTCGCTGCGGCATGGCTCGGAGCGATCCTCGTGCCGCTCAACTGGCGGCTGACCGCCTCGGAACTGGCCTTCCAAGTAAGCGACAGCGAGCCAGTGGTCTTGTTCGTCGATCCCGAGCTAGGAGACCTCGCCCAAGCGCTGCGGGCTCGTCCCGAAGCGGGATCAATCCGCGCGGCGGTCGCGTTCGACACCGACCTCCCCGTACCTCCGTGGGCGGCCGCCTACGGCGAACTGTCGGCAGACCCGCCCGCACCGGCCGGCGGGTTCGACGACCCCTTGCTGATCATGTACACCTCCGGAACGACCGGACGCCCCAAGGGCGCGGTGCTCACGCAGCGGACGCAGCTGTGGAACAGCATCAACATCGGAACGGCGGTCCGTCTGACCTCCGACGACGTGACGCTGAACGTCCTGCCGATGTTCCACATCGGCGGGATCGGCTTGTTCGCACTGCCGACGCTGCACGTCGGCGGCACCGCGGTCCTTCAGCGCCGCTTCGATCCCGAAGAGGCGGTGCGGCTGCTCGAAGAGCACCGGGTCAGCGCGATGTTTGGCGTCCCTTCGATCTACCTGATGCTGCTGGAGTCCGAGGCCTTCCGTCGCGCGGACGTATCCGGTGTCCGCTTCAGTTGCGGCGGAGCCCCGTGTCCGCTGCGGATCATCGAGGCCTTCCAAGAGCGCGGCCTGCTGTTTCAGCAGGGCTACGGCCTCACCGAGACCGCACCGACGTGTCTGATCCTTCCGGCCGAAGACGCCTTCCGCAAGGCGGGGTCGGCCGGCAAGCCCGCCGTCCACGTCCAAGCGCGCGTCGTCGACGACGACGGACGCGAGGTGCCGCCGGATGCGGTCGGCGAGGTGTGGACCCGTGGCCCCAACCTCTTCTCGGGATACTGGCGGCGCCCACGCGAGACGGAGGAGGCGTTCGAGGGCGACTGGTTCAAGACCGGAGACCTGGCGCGGCGGGACGCCGAGGGGTTCTTCTACATCGTGGACCGCAAGAAGGACATGATCATCTCCGGCGGCGAGAACATCTATCCGGCCGAGGTCGAAGATGTCCTGTACCGTCACCCCGCGGTCGCCGAGGCCGCGGTGATCGGCGTCCCGCACGAACGCTGGGGCGAGGTGCCCAAGGCGATTGTCGTCCTGCGCCCTGGACACGCGCTGACCGCCGACGAGTTGTTCCGGTTCTGCGAGCCGCACCTGGCCCGCTACAAGATCCCGCGCCTGCTGGAAGTGGTGCCGGCGCTGCCGCGCAACGCCGCCGGCAAGGTGCTCAAGCGCGTGCTGCGCGAGCACCTCGCGCAGACCGGGGGTGGCTGA
- a CDS encoding branched-chain amino acid ABC transporter permease, with translation MTELLQMLAFGVLRSGLYALTSVGLALAVGVVGIVNFAHGEYLMLGGFLGYWAHELYGVDPLLSIPLGAVVLYALGAATYRTSIQRVLRAPPLNQMLLTFGISIFLQNMAVILWSGDNRTTPVPYGHLSVALGAIRLGVPQVIVFAVALAVTAALYLLLDRSRVGKAIQAVAQDRLGASLVGIEVERVYLLAFGISTALAGVAGVLLVMQFAISPYVGLLYTLKAFAIIVVAGLGNIRGVVYASLVLGLAEAFVEFYLPGGSGWSEAVFFVLIFVVLIVRPQGLFR, from the coding sequence ATGACCGAGTTGCTGCAGATGCTGGCGTTCGGCGTCCTGCGGTCGGGGCTGTACGCCCTGACCTCGGTCGGGCTGGCCCTGGCCGTGGGCGTCGTCGGCATCGTCAACTTCGCCCACGGCGAGTACCTGATGCTCGGCGGGTTCTTGGGCTACTGGGCGCACGAGCTGTACGGCGTCGACCCGCTGCTGTCGATTCCCCTGGGCGCGGTCGTACTCTACGCGCTCGGCGCGGCTACGTACCGCACCAGCATCCAGCGTGTCCTGCGCGCACCGCCGCTCAACCAGATGTTGCTGACGTTCGGCATCTCGATCTTCTTGCAGAACATGGCGGTGATCCTGTGGTCGGGGGACAACCGCACCACGCCGGTCCCCTACGGGCATCTCTCGGTGGCGCTGGGTGCGATCCGCCTCGGGGTACCACAGGTCATCGTGTTCGCGGTTGCGCTGGCGGTGACCGCCGCCCTGTACCTGCTGCTCGACCGCAGCCGCGTCGGCAAGGCGATCCAGGCGGTGGCGCAGGACCGCCTCGGCGCCAGCCTGGTGGGGATCGAGGTGGAGCGCGTGTACTTGCTGGCGTTCGGGATCTCGACCGCGCTGGCCGGTGTTGCGGGCGTGCTGCTCGTGATGCAGTTCGCGATCTCGCCCTACGTCGGCCTACTGTACACCCTCAAGGCCTTTGCGATCATCGTGGTCGCGGGGCTGGGCAACATCCGCGGCGTCGTGTACGCGAGCCTGGTGCTGGGGCTGGCGGAGGCTTTCGTGGAGTTCTACCTCCCCGGCGGCAGCGGGTGGTCGGAGGCGGTGTTCTTCGTGTTGATCTTCGTGGTGCTGATCGTGCGGCCCCAGGGGCTGTTCCGATGA
- a CDS encoding phosphodiester glycosidase family protein, which translates to MIRFAATTVAAVLLLLTAGGAGSAAARLLSVGWTTQDGAPKVVVHTDRHVRYRSAVVGDRLVLDLWPVAGTRRGWQPVATGPVGAVRHETLRPGVLRLTVFLRGAVRYKVFRRADPHKIAVVVLPSHRAAVRLPRSVAYRKIRVRTGAGSTRAHVVTVDPADPAISIRPVLGAETVQGREATAHAATRSDAVAAINGGFFAPSNGQPLGLVMIDGKVLSTPFPRRSVFAITATGRPRISAFAFRGTLRTPTGAVPISAINRPPRAGGVAVYTPEYGPLTPHHERPVLVRRGVIVGLPAGRVPIPDDGYVVTATARETDRLLRPLERGAPVRMQTSVEPEGVVHALGGGPRLVRDGRVDIPYGWEGFRPSVYARRTSRSAVGITRSDKVLLVAVEGPDEENTGMNLREVAALMRDLGAVEAMNLDGGGSSTLVVGGRVVNRDESRQRAVPSMLVVTYRPQP; encoded by the coding sequence GTGATCCGTTTCGCTGCAACGACCGTCGCCGCCGTCCTCCTCCTCCTCACCGCCGGCGGCGCGGGTTCCGCAGCCGCGCGGCTTCTGTCGGTCGGCTGGACCACGCAGGATGGGGCACCGAAGGTCGTCGTCCACACGGACCGACACGTACGGTACCGGTCGGCGGTGGTGGGCGACCGGCTGGTCTTGGACCTGTGGCCGGTGGCGGGCACCCGACGCGGCTGGCAGCCCGTCGCAACCGGGCCGGTGGGCGCGGTGCGTCACGAGACGCTGCGCCCGGGCGTGCTCCGGCTGACGGTCTTTCTGCGCGGGGCCGTGCGCTACAAGGTCTTCCGACGGGCCGACCCCCACAAGATCGCCGTCGTCGTCCTGCCCTCGCATCGGGCTGCGGTGCGCCTGCCGCGCAGCGTCGCCTATCGCAAGATCCGGGTGCGCACGGGCGCCGGTTCCACGCGCGCACACGTGGTGACCGTCGATCCTGCCGACCCCGCGATCTCCATCCGTCCGGTGCTCGGCGCCGAGACGGTCCAGGGGCGGGAGGCGACGGCGCACGCGGCCACCCGCTCGGACGCGGTCGCTGCGATCAACGGAGGGTTCTTCGCGCCGTCCAACGGCCAGCCCCTCGGCCTGGTGATGATCGACGGCAAGGTCCTGTCCACGCCGTTCCCGCGCCGGTCGGTGTTTGCCATCACCGCAACGGGCCGCCCACGGATTTCGGCGTTCGCGTTCCGCGGCACGTTGCGGACCCCGACCGGCGCGGTGCCGATCTCGGCGATCAACCGCCCGCCCCGCGCCGGCGGCGTCGCCGTCTACACTCCCGAGTACGGCCCGCTGACGCCTCACCACGAGCGGCCCGTGCTCGTACGCCGCGGCGTCATCGTCGGCCTGCCCGCCGGGCGGGTCCCCATCCCGGACGACGGATACGTGGTGACGGCGACGGCGCGAGAGACCGATCGGCTGCTCCGGCCACTGGAGCGAGGGGCGCCGGTCCGGATGCAGACCTCCGTCGAGCCGGAGGGGGTGGTGCACGCGCTGGGCGGCGGGCCGCGCCTGGTGCGCGACGGACGGGTGGACATCCCCTATGGATGGGAGGGCTTTCGCCCGTCCGTGTACGCCAGGCGGACGTCGCGATCGGCGGTGGGGATCACGCGCTCAGACAAGGTGCTCCTCGTCGCGGTCGAAGGGCCTGACGAGGAGAACACGGGGATGAACCTGCGCGAGGTGGCTGCATTGATGCGCGACCTGGGAGCGGTCGAAGCGATGAACCTCGACGGCGGGGGATCCTCGACGCTGGTGGTGGGTGGGCGCGTGGTGAATCGCGACGAGAGCCGGCAGCGTGCCGTCCCATCGATGCTCGTTGTGACCTATCGCCCGCAGCCCTGA
- a CDS encoding alpha/beta fold hydrolase, translating into MPYAQVNGIRLYYEEEGTGPPLLLLEGLGYALWMWFKQRPALRRRFHLIAPDNRGVGLSDKPDAPYTIDLFADDAAALLDHLGVRRTHVLGVSMGGMIALNLSLRHPDRVDRLVLVNTTPGGPDAVPMPPQTAQALLAARALPPREGLRAAMALAFSPPYMQSHPEEIERIVDWRLQNPQPPEAWMRQFAAGQAFDVSSRLHEVRHPALVIAGSDDRVLPPANAQLLADRLPNAERVVFEGTGHLLFIERSEEFNRLVEEFLLGP; encoded by the coding sequence ATGCCGTACGCGCAGGTCAACGGCATCCGGCTCTACTACGAGGAGGAAGGAACCGGCCCGCCCCTGCTCCTGCTGGAGGGGCTTGGGTACGCGCTGTGGATGTGGTTCAAGCAGCGGCCCGCGCTGCGAAGACGCTTTCACCTGATCGCCCCGGACAACCGGGGCGTCGGGCTGTCCGACAAACCCGATGCGCCCTACACGATCGATCTGTTCGCCGACGATGCGGCGGCGCTGCTGGATCACCTCGGCGTACGTCGGACGCACGTGCTGGGCGTGTCGATGGGCGGGATGATCGCCCTCAATCTGAGCCTGCGTCACCCCGATCGCGTCGACCGACTGGTCCTCGTCAACACCACGCCGGGCGGCCCCGACGCGGTCCCGATGCCGCCGCAGACCGCGCAGGCCCTGCTGGCCGCGCGCGCACTGCCCCCGCGCGAGGGGCTGCGCGCCGCGATGGCGCTGGCTTTCAGCCCGCCTTACATGCAATCCCACCCGGAGGAGATCGAGCGCATCGTGGACTGGCGGCTGCAGAACCCGCAGCCGCCCGAGGCGTGGATGCGGCAGTTCGCGGCCGGCCAGGCCTTCGACGTCTCGTCGCGCCTGCATGAGGTCCGCCACCCCGCGCTGGTGATCGCGGGATCCGACGACCGCGTGCTGCCGCCGGCGAACGCGCAGCTGCTCGCCGATCGCCTTCCGAACGCCGAACGTGTGGTCTTCGAAGGGACCGGACACCTGCTGTTCATCGAGCGGTCAGAAGAGTTCAATCGGCTGGTCGAGGAGTTCTTGCTCGGCCCGTAA
- a CDS encoding 3-oxoacyl-ACP synthase codes for MSIVGISTYVPARVQTAAEIADRTGIPLEVVERKFGLRGKHIAAADEHVSDMAVKAAAPLVFEYGTDVGAVVYFGSAHKDYYLWSCAPKIQHALGLDRAFAFEVMATSACAPIALRLARDMLAADARLGSVLLVGASRESYVIDYRNHRSRFAFNFADGAAAALLRRGADGHRVLESAAVTDGSFADDVMVPAGGSVYPASHQTVERGMHALDVRDPQGMKERLDPVSLDRFVRVVREAVERSGFTSEDVAFIAPLHMKRSMHDALLAALGLEPQQATYLEGFGHMSAIDPLVGLAEASRAGRLRPGDLVVAVSAGTGYTWAATAIRW; via the coding sequence GTGAGTATCGTGGGGATCTCCACCTATGTACCCGCGCGCGTGCAGACCGCGGCCGAGATCGCCGACCGGACGGGCATTCCCCTGGAGGTGGTCGAGCGCAAGTTCGGCCTGCGCGGCAAGCACATCGCCGCAGCGGACGAGCACGTCTCGGACATGGCGGTCAAGGCGGCCGCCCCGCTGGTCTTCGAGTACGGAACGGACGTCGGCGCCGTCGTCTATTTCGGGAGTGCGCACAAGGACTACTACCTGTGGAGCTGCGCCCCCAAGATCCAGCATGCGCTGGGGTTAGATCGTGCGTTCGCATTCGAGGTGATGGCGACCAGTGCCTGCGCGCCCATCGCCCTGCGGCTGGCTCGCGACATGCTGGCCGCTGACGCACGGTTGGGATCGGTGCTGCTGGTGGGCGCGTCGCGCGAGTCGTATGTGATCGACTACCGCAACCACCGCTCGCGGTTTGCCTTCAACTTCGCTGATGGGGCCGCCGCGGCGCTGCTGCGGCGGGGCGCAGACGGCCACAGGGTGCTGGAGTCGGCCGCGGTCACCGACGGTTCCTTCGCGGACGACGTGATGGTCCCCGCGGGCGGGTCGGTGTACCCCGCTTCCCACCAGACGGTAGAGCGGGGGATGCACGCGTTGGACGTCCGTGACCCGCAGGGCATGAAGGAACGCCTGGATCCGGTGTCGCTCGACCGATTCGTACGGGTCGTACGCGAGGCGGTGGAGCGCAGCGGGTTTACGTCCGAGGACGTGGCGTTCATCGCCCCGCTGCATATGAAGCGGTCGATGCACGACGCGCTGCTGGCCGCGTTGGGGCTGGAGCCCCAACAGGCTACCTACCTCGAGGGCTTCGGGCACATGTCCGCGATCGATCCTCTGGTCGGACTGGCCGAAGCGTCGCGGGCGGGTCGGCTGCGGCCAGGCGACCTGGTCGTGGCCGTCAGCGCCGGCACCGGATACACGTGGGCGGCGACAGCGATCCGATGGTGA
- a CDS encoding TetR/AcrR family transcriptional regulator, translating into MARPASTRGQRTRQKLLDAAEAVFGRKGYHEASISDITRRAGVAQGTFYVYFASKRAILAELVRERSRNLRRAIREATAGLADRLEIERVGFETFFRFIRRHEGIYRIVNQAEFVDRKLFRWYYRRLASGYARGLAEAMRRGQIGAFDPEVVAYCLMGIADFVGMRYVLWEPDGPPAHTMDQVMRFIRRALTGGPA; encoded by the coding sequence GTGGCCCGCCCTGCCTCCACCCGCGGACAGCGCACGCGGCAGAAGCTGCTGGACGCCGCCGAAGCGGTCTTCGGGCGGAAGGGATACCACGAGGCGTCCATCTCCGACATCACGCGGCGGGCGGGCGTGGCGCAGGGGACGTTCTACGTGTACTTCGCGAGCAAGCGCGCCATCCTGGCGGAACTGGTGCGCGAGCGCAGCCGCAACCTGCGGCGGGCGATCCGTGAGGCGACCGCGGGCCTGGCGGATCGCCTGGAGATCGAGCGGGTCGGGTTCGAGACGTTCTTCCGTTTCATCCGCCGCCACGAAGGCATCTACCGGATCGTCAACCAGGCCGAGTTCGTGGATCGGAAGCTGTTCCGCTGGTACTACCGTCGGCTGGCGAGCGGCTACGCGCGCGGCTTGGCGGAGGCGATGCGGCGGGGACAGATCGGCGCCTTCGACCCCGAGGTCGTCGCCTACTGCCTGATGGGGATCGCCGACTTCGTCGGCATGCGCTACGTGCTCTGGGAACCGGACGGGCCTCCCGCCCACACGATGGACCAGGTCATGCGCTTCATCCGGCGTGCGCTTACGGGGGGGCCGGCGTGA
- a CDS encoding branched-chain amino acid ABC transporter ATP-binding protein/permease, with translation MTRRPKAAGAALVLLGAAVAFAFWAEEASPYRLQQARAILIFSVLALSWDVLARTGQLSLAHAAFYGLGGYTSALAVKLLTVPPLAGIALGAVVSVAVAVGLGLLMLRLHGIYFAIGTLAFTETLRIATNQLPFTGGATGLVTVPLFGGRIVPQYLFILAVLTAAVAASWVIQRSRWRYAFTAMRTNEGVARVMGVDVVRFKIAAFGISAFFAGAAGAYYAHAFLFISPLESYSLAVSVGALVAPIFGGLYSTAGPVLGAVLLRAAEEVLRESIQRGYLILYGLILALAILFMPGGLLGVWHQAAARARGPSPAGRAARADGPAAAPGGVAAPQPPTSAARSGGGSLLVVEGLTKRFGGLVAVSDLSFHVEEGEILGIIGPNGAGKTTVFNLISGLLAPDAGRVVFGGADITRARPEDRARLGIGRTFQLMQPFADMTVLDNVVVGELFGHATIKSVERARQDAVSICRLVGLEPLMHRSVAGLGVADLKRLELARALATHPRLLLADEVLAGLTPAEAAQAVQTIRRVRQAGVTVLLIDHVMHSVRALCDRVIVMNFGRKLAEGPFQQVASDPRVLDAYLGSDDE, from the coding sequence ATGACGCGCCGGCCAAAGGCAGCGGGGGCGGCGCTCGTCCTGTTGGGTGCGGCCGTGGCGTTCGCTTTCTGGGCGGAGGAGGCCAGCCCCTACCGCCTGCAGCAGGCGCGCGCGATCCTGATCTTCTCGGTGCTGGCGCTCTCGTGGGACGTGCTGGCGCGGACCGGACAGCTGTCCCTCGCGCACGCCGCCTTCTACGGCCTGGGTGGATACACGAGCGCGCTGGCCGTAAAGCTCCTCACCGTCCCGCCGCTTGCGGGCATCGCGCTGGGCGCTGTTGTGTCGGTGGCGGTCGCCGTCGGGCTGGGCCTGCTGATGCTACGTCTGCACGGGATCTACTTCGCGATCGGCACGCTCGCGTTCACCGAGACGTTGCGGATCGCCACCAACCAGTTGCCGTTTACCGGCGGCGCCACCGGGCTGGTGACGGTGCCGCTGTTCGGCGGCCGCATCGTCCCGCAGTACCTGTTCATCCTCGCAGTGCTGACCGCCGCAGTCGCCGCGTCGTGGGTGATCCAGCGGTCGCGGTGGCGGTACGCGTTCACCGCGATGCGCACGAACGAGGGCGTCGCCCGCGTCATGGGCGTGGACGTGGTGCGCTTCAAGATCGCGGCATTCGGGATCAGTGCGTTCTTCGCCGGTGCGGCGGGCGCCTACTACGCGCACGCGTTTCTGTTCATCAGCCCCCTGGAGTCCTACAGCCTCGCGGTCTCGGTCGGCGCGCTCGTCGCCCCCATCTTCGGGGGGCTGTACTCGACCGCCGGGCCGGTGCTGGGCGCCGTGCTGCTGCGGGCCGCGGAGGAAGTGCTGCGTGAGTCGATCCAGAGGGGATACCTCATCCTCTACGGGCTGATCCTGGCCCTGGCGATCTTGTTCATGCCCGGCGGCCTGCTGGGGGTCTGGCACCAGGCCGCTGCCCGCGCGCGAGGCCCGTCGCCCGCCGGGCGGGCAGCGCGGGCCGATGGGCCGGCGGCCGCGCCGGGCGGCGTGGCGGCACCGCAGCCCCCGACGTCGGCAGCGCGCTCGGGCGGTGGCTCGTTGCTGGTTGTCGAGGGCCTCACGAAGCGGTTTGGCGGCCTGGTCGCCGTCTCCGACCTCTCGTTCCACGTAGAAGAAGGCGAGATCCTCGGGATCATCGGTCCCAACGGGGCGGGCAAGACCACCGTCTTCAACCTGATCTCCGGTCTGCTCGCGCCGGACGCCGGGCGCGTCGTGTTCGGGGGGGCCGACATCACGCGCGCCCGACCGGAGGACCGCGCGCGGCTGGGGATCGGCCGCACCTTTCAGTTGATGCAGCCGTTTGCCGACATGACCGTTCTGGACAACGTGGTCGTAGGCGAGTTGTTCGGGCACGCAACCATCAAGTCGGTGGAGCGCGCGCGCCAGGACGCAGTCTCGATCTGCCGTCTGGTCGGCCTCGAGCCGTTGATGCACCGGTCCGTCGCCGGCCTGGGGGTGGCCGACCTCAAGCGGCTGGAGCTCGCGCGGGCGCTGGCCACCCACCCGCGGCTGCTGCTGGCGGACGAGGTCCTGGCCGGGCTCACGCCGGCGGAGGCGGCGCAGGCGGTGCAGACGATCCGCCGCGTGCGGCAAGCGGGCGTGACTGTCCTGCTCATCGATCACGTCATGCACAGCGTGCGCGCGCTGTGCGACCGCGTCATCGTCATGAACTTCGGCCGCAAGCTCGCCGAAGGGCCGTTCCAGCAGGTCGCATCCGATCCGCGCGTCCTGGACGCCTACCTCGGCTCGGACGACGAATGA